From Toxotes jaculatrix isolate fToxJac2 chromosome 1, fToxJac2.pri, whole genome shotgun sequence, a single genomic window includes:
- the lrp3 gene encoding low-density lipoprotein receptor-related protein 3, which translates to MGLTELLLGLLWFRSAVLCAAGCSEQVEVHTERRGVIYSPSWPLNYPPGVNCSWHIQGGHGEVITISFRSFDLAESGNCLGDWLLLTPTWNGESRLCGSIVPPPVISTRGRVWLYFHSQANSSGQAQGFRLSYIRGHLGQSSCQSDEFLCGNGKCLPRSWKCNGQDECGDATDERSCSPPPTEAQHGVCPFGSLPCTEVQSTRCLPAALHCNGARDCHDGTDELGCPDTTCGKRLGNFYGSFASPDFFQANRSAVTELRCSWLLDTQDPKPIVLQLDLQLGPGDSLHVYNGLLQQAEHLLQVLSYHNNRRLALLESSRGQMSVLYMAQPHSPGRGFNATYQVKGYCFPGEHPCGSDQGCYSERQRCDGYWHCPSGRDEEACPMCPDGEFPCEGGTGVCYPASERCNNQKRCPDGSDEKNCYDCQPGNFHCGTNLCIFETWRCDGQEDCLDGSDERDCLAAVPRKVITAALIGSLVCSLLLVIALGCALKLHSLRSREYRAFETQMTRMEAEFVQREAPPSYGQLIAQGLIPPVEDFPVYNPTQASMLQNLRLAMRRQIRRHSTRRSTSSSSRRRLGHLWNSLFRSGGRSRGHAPLLDPPGPTQVTLGLHSYRTVGEQGPQARARAHLGDEVDMAGMPGPYCSATMDLQPCTPESPASPLSSQSVDSPEDEEPSPVSREFTRAPQSEPPTAGQSDSSAHSGLPRTSQEASVPLCHPRASRKLVLELAVNLKGVSLRRYSPLGPLSPVSPPVFPGSQTPTPQSHPQGPEVTSPTEPLSSSEKDEDSDRRNRDERRREGKTRLCRFSRTYSDEGGDSGRETTPS; encoded by the exons ATgggactgacggagctgctgcTCGGACTGCTGTGGTTCCGCTCTGCTGTGCTCTGTGcag CAGGCTGCAGTGAGCAGGTGGAGGTCCATACAGAGCGGAGGGGTGTGATCTACAGCCCCTCCTGGCCTTTAAACTACCCCCCTGGAGTCAACTGCAGCTGGCATATCCAGGGGGGTCACGGCGAGGTCATTACCATCAG TTTCCGTAGCTTTGACCTGGCCGAGTCGGGAAATTGTCTGGGAGACTGGCTCCTGCTGACCCCTACGTGGAACGGGGAATCCAGGCTGTGCGGCTCCATCGTGCCTCCACCCGTCATTTCCACCAGGGGGCGTGTTTGGCTCTACTTCCACTCTCAAGCCAACAGCTCTGGGCAAGCCCAGGGCTTCCGCCTCTCTTACATCAGAG GTCACCTGGGTcagagcagctgtcagtcagatgAATTCCTGTGTGGGAACGGGAAGTGTCTTCCTCGCTCGTGGAAGTGCAACGGTCAGGATGAATGCGGCGATGCCACCGATGAACGTAGCTGCTCCCCTCCTCCCACTGAGGCCCAGCATGGCGTCTGCCCCTTTGGCTCCCTGCCATGCACTGAGGTCCAGTCCACCCGCTGTCTGCCTGCTGCCCTGCACTGCAACGGAGCTCGAGACTGCCACGATGGAACTGATGAGCTGGGCTGCCCCGACACCACCTGTGGAAAACGCCTGGGGAACTTCTATGGCTCCTTTGCTTCCCCAGATTTTTTCCAGGCTAATCGCAGCGCTGTTACGGAGCTGAGATGTTCCTGGCTGCTGGACACCCAGGACCCCAAACCCATTGTGCTGCAGCTGGACCTGCAGCTTGGGCCCGGAGATTCACTGCATGTTTACAATGGCCTTCTGCAGCAGGCAGAGCATCTCTTACAGGTGTTGTCGTATCATAACAACAGGCGCCTGGCACTGCTGGAGTCGAGTCGGGGGCAGATGAGTGTGCTGTACATGGCTCAGCCTCACAGCCCTGGACGTGGCTTTAACGCCACATACCAG GTCAAAGGTTATTGTTTTCCTGGCGAGCATCCCTGCGGCAGCGATCAGGGCTGCTACTCGGAGCGCCAGCGCTGCGATGGCTACTGGCACTGCCCGTCTGGCCGCGACGAGGAAGCCTGTCCGATGTGCCCTGATGGGGAGTTTCCCTGCGAGGGTGGTACCGGAGTGTGCTACCCGGCCTCAGAGCGCTGCAACAACCAGAAGAGGTGCCCGGATGGGTCAGATGAGAAGAACTGCTACGACTGCCAACCTGGAAACTTCCATTGTGGGACTAACCTCTGCATCTTTGAGACGTGGCGTTGTGACGGCCAGGAGGACTGCTTAGACGGGAGCGATGAGAGGGACTGCCTGGCTGCAGTACCCAGGAAAGTCATTACTGCCGCCCTGATCGGCAGTCTGGTCTGTAGTCTGCTGCTGGTCATTGCCCTCGGCTGTGCCCTCAAACTCCACTCGCTCAGGAGCAGAGAGTACAG AGCCTTTGAGACTCAGATGACTCGCATGGAGGCAGAGTTTGTTCAGAGAGAGGCTCCCCCCTCCTATGGTCAGCTGATCGCCCAGGGTCTCATCCCTCCAGTGGAGGATTTCCCAGTGTACAACCCCACCCAG GCCTCCATGTTACAGAACCTGCGGCTGGCAATGCGCAGGCAGATCAGACGTCATTCCACGCGgcgctccacctcctcctcctctcgaCGGCGTCTCGGGCATCTGTGGAATAGCCTGTTCCGCAGTGGAGGGAGATCCAGAGGCCACGCCCCACTGCTGGATCCCCCTGGACCCACACAGGTCACACTGGGGCTCCACAGCTACCGGACTGTGGGGGAGCAAGGGCCTCAGGCCAGGGCCAGGGCTCATCTTGGGGATGAGGTTGACATGGCGGGTATGCCAGGCCCTTACTGCTCAGCCACCATGGACCTGCAGCCCTGCACACCGGAGAGccctgcctctcctctttcctcgcAGTCAGTAGACAGTCCAGAGGATGAGGAACCATCACCTGTCAGCAGGGAATTCACCAGGGCTCCACAGTCTGAGCCTCCCACTGCTGGTCAGAGTGACTCTTCGGCCCACAGTGGACTTCCCCGGACATCACAGGAAGCCTCTGTGCCCCTATGTCACCCTCGGGCATCAAGAAAACTGGTTCTGGAGCTTGCAGTTAACCTTAAAGGCGTTTCCTTGAGACGTTACTCTCCTTTAGGTCCCTTGTCCCCTGTCTCACCCCCTGTATTTCCCGGCTCTCAGACACCAACACCCCAGTCTCACCCACAGGGTCCAGAGGTGACTTCACCCACTGAGCCCTTGTCTTCTTCTGAGAAAGATGAGGACAGTGACAGAAGAAAcagggatgagaggaggagggaaggcaAGACCAGGCTCTGCAGGTTCAGCAGGACCTATAGTGATGAGGGAGGAGATTCAGGGAGGGAGACAACTCCTTCCTGA